One part of the Desulfonema ishimotonii genome encodes these proteins:
- a CDS encoding TraB/GumN family protein, producing the protein MEITGNKNVDHLRVGDREIILVGTAHVSRESADLVKEIIETEKPDTVCVELCDSRYQAIRKKDQWREMDIIKVIREKKAFLLLSNLLLASFQKRIARKLDVKPGEEMITAIDSGEAIGAHIHLADRDIRVTLSRTWRIMGFPDKMKILFQMLMSVGDVGDISEADIEKMKQADMLETLLADVGESLPVLKSILIDERDQYLAQKIRTAPGRKIVAVVGAGHVPGIRAHWEEAVDLEALEKIPPKGRAAGAIKWILPLLICAIFVAGFFLGGTEAGTDMALYWLVANGVLAGAGAIIALAHPLTILSAILAAPLTSLNPMVAAGWVSGLAEAFLRKPRVMDFESLSDDILSVRGFWRNKVTRILLVVVFTNLGSSVGTFVAIPLMFKVLH; encoded by the coding sequence ATGGAAATAACAGGCAATAAGAATGTGGACCATCTGCGGGTCGGTGACAGGGAAATCATCCTGGTGGGCACAGCCCATGTGTCCAGAGAGAGTGCGGATCTGGTAAAGGAAATCATCGAGACGGAAAAACCGGATACCGTCTGCGTGGAGCTGTGCGATTCCCGGTATCAGGCCATCAGAAAGAAAGATCAGTGGCGCGAGATGGACATTATCAAGGTCATCAGAGAGAAAAAGGCCTTTCTTCTGCTCTCCAACCTGCTGCTGGCCTCCTTCCAGAAACGGATCGCCCGGAAGCTGGATGTCAAGCCGGGCGAGGAGATGATCACGGCCATTGACTCCGGCGAGGCCATCGGCGCGCATATCCATCTGGCGGACCGGGATATCCGGGTGACGCTCTCCCGCACCTGGCGCATCATGGGTTTTCCGGACAAGATGAAAATCCTGTTTCAGATGCTGATGTCGGTGGGGGATGTCGGGGATATCAGCGAAGCGGATATCGAGAAGATGAAACAGGCCGACATGCTGGAAACCCTTCTGGCGGACGTGGGGGAGTCGCTGCCGGTGCTGAAGAGTATCCTCATTGACGAGCGGGACCAGTATCTGGCCCAGAAAATCAGAACCGCTCCGGGCCGGAAAATCGTGGCCGTGGTGGGGGCCGGGCATGTGCCGGGCATCAGGGCCCACTGGGAAGAGGCGGTCGATCTGGAGGCCCTGGAAAAAATTCCGCCTAAGGGCAGGGCGGCCGGTGCCATCAAATGGATTCTGCCCCTGCTCATCTGCGCCATCTTTGTGGCGGGTTTTTTTTTAGGCGGGACTGAGGCAGGCACGGATATGGCGCTCTACTGGCTCGTCGCCAACGGCGTGCTGGCAGGCGCGGGCGCGATCATCGCCCTGGCCCATCCGCTGACCATTCTTTCCGCCATTCTGGCCGCGCCCCTCACATCGCTCAACCCGATGGTGGCGGCAGGCTGGGTTTCCGGGCTGGCAGAGGCGTTTCTCAGAAAGCCCAGGGTGATGGATTTTGAGAGCCTCTCGGACGACATCCTTTCGGTGCGGGGCTTCTGGCGCAACAAGGTGACGCGCATTCTGCTGGTGGTGGTCTTCACCAATCTGGGCAGCTCGGTCGGCACCTTTGTGGCGATTCCCCTGATGTTCAAGGTGCTGCATTAG
- a CDS encoding CbbQ/NirQ/NorQ/GpvN family protein produces the protein MTEAIQTDIGKYRITQEPFYLQTGNETGMFEAACAERLPVMLKGPTGCGKTRFVEYMAYRLGRPLITVACHEDLFASDLIGRYLLRNDETVWEDGPLTRAVRMGAICYLDEVVEARRDTTVVIHPLTDNRRTLSIDKKGEVIPAHRDFLLVISYNPGYQSVLKDLKQSTRQRFVAMTFDYPEADRETDIVAHEGDVDRETAGKLVALAGKIRNIREHGLTEGASTRLLIYAARLIRQNIPVHEACRSAICLPLTDDARLQETLGDLIDDIF, from the coding sequence ATGACAGAGGCGATACAGACGGATATCGGAAAATACCGGATCACACAGGAACCCTTTTATCTTCAGACCGGAAATGAGACCGGCATGTTCGAGGCGGCCTGTGCCGAACGGCTGCCGGTCATGCTCAAGGGGCCGACCGGCTGCGGCAAGACGCGGTTTGTGGAATACATGGCCTACCGGCTCGGCCGGCCGCTCATCACCGTTGCCTGCCACGAAGATCTGTTTGCGTCCGACCTGATCGGGCGCTATCTGCTCAGAAATGATGAAACCGTGTGGGAGGACGGCCCGCTCACCCGTGCGGTGCGGATGGGCGCCATCTGCTATCTGGACGAGGTGGTGGAGGCCCGCAGGGACACGACCGTGGTCATTCACCCCCTGACCGATAACCGGCGGACCCTGTCCATTGACAAAAAAGGGGAGGTGATTCCGGCCCACCGGGATTTTCTCCTGGTGATCTCCTACAATCCCGGATACCAGTCGGTACTGAAAGACCTGAAGCAGAGTACGCGCCAGCGCTTTGTGGCCATGACATTTGACTATCCCGAAGCAGACCGGGAGACCGATATCGTGGCCCATGAGGGGGATGTGGACCGGGAGACTGCCGGAAAGCTGGTGGCGCTGGCCGGAAAGATCCGCAACATCCGGGAACACGGCCTGACCGAAGGGGCCAGCACCCGGCTGCTGATCTACGCGGCCCGGCTGATCCGGCAGAATATTCCCGTGCATGAGGCGTGCCGGTCGGCCATCTGTCTCCCCCTGACCGATGATGCCCGGCTTCAGGAGACCCTCGGCGACCTGATTGACGATATCTTCTGA
- a CDS encoding nitric oxide reductase activation protein NorD produces MNLGDYLPDHTRVSDRFVSEIPGDVYAATLGRHPGIVSRIRYAFELLKPEGLNILRQWVEGDEFDYRALLDFAVDRKAGIMPSDRLYIKRIKQDRDVAVLLLVDLSGSTANTVFGTDASVLDLEKEAIVLFCEALQVVGDAFAIAGFSGTGRLGVDYFRIKDFDAPVDGTVQARISGMAPQRSTRMGAAIRHATAQLEGVAAKVRILIILGDGFPNDTDYKREYAIADTRKSVAEARAKNIHARAITVNITGDSRLDDLYGSLHHNVISDVRELPDKLLRIYSALTR; encoded by the coding sequence ATGAACCTGGGGGACTATCTCCCGGATCACACGCGGGTGTCGGACCGGTTTGTGTCGGAAATCCCCGGCGATGTTTACGCCGCCACCCTGGGGCGGCATCCGGGCATTGTGAGCCGGATTCGCTACGCCTTTGAGCTGCTGAAGCCCGAAGGGCTGAACATCCTGCGGCAGTGGGTGGAGGGCGATGAATTTGACTATCGCGCCCTGCTCGATTTTGCCGTGGACAGAAAGGCCGGGATTATGCCCTCGGACCGGCTCTATATCAAGCGCATTAAGCAGGACCGGGACGTGGCCGTCCTGCTGCTGGTGGATCTTTCCGGTTCCACGGCCAACACGGTCTTCGGGACGGACGCCAGCGTGCTGGATCTGGAAAAGGAGGCGATTGTCCTCTTTTGCGAGGCCCTTCAGGTGGTGGGGGACGCCTTTGCCATTGCGGGATTTTCAGGCACGGGACGGCTGGGGGTCGATTATTTCCGCATCAAGGATTTTGACGCGCCCGTGGACGGGACGGTTCAGGCCCGGATCAGCGGCATGGCCCCCCAGCGGAGTACCCGCATGGGCGCGGCCATCCGCCACGCCACGGCACAGCTTGAAGGGGTGGCCGCAAAGGTCCGCATTCTGATCATTCTGGGCGACGGGTTTCCCAATGATACGGATTACAAGCGGGAATACGCCATTGCCGACACCCGCAAGTCCGTTGCCGAGGCCCGTGCAAAGAATATCCACGCCAGGGCCATCACGGTCAATATCACGGGGGATTCCCGGCTGGATGATCTTTACGGCAGCCTTCACCATAACGTGATCAGCGATGTGCGGGAGCTGCCCGACAAGCTGCTGCGGATTTACAGTGCGCTGACACGGTAA
- a CDS encoding outer membrane lipoprotein-sorting protein: MFARYKQQEKKLETLTETMVLVQKMVSEGMEAEVTLYKKGDKSRVETIIKKSANPMMGKAGMKNIVIDDGTSSWIFNPMTGKMKEPNDPDEAEERTPEKVAYLTEETVATMKCHKIKASYPDGEYEILWIGADNDVLVKQEYFDGEGRETTTNSDFRTVEGVIFPWKMVTESDGMVQQMTVTSLKINTDVPDSLFDPSQVEGYADASPEHQKAAQQVDKMMEVMNLVTEIQELHQRGEHKKAEILEKKMQQMMQSR; the protein is encoded by the coding sequence GTGTTTGCGCGGTATAAGCAGCAGGAAAAAAAGCTGGAAACCCTGACAGAGACGATGGTTCTGGTCCAGAAAATGGTGTCAGAAGGCATGGAAGCAGAGGTCACCCTCTATAAAAAAGGGGATAAATCACGGGTGGAAACGATTATTAAAAAAAGTGCCAATCCCATGATGGGAAAGGCCGGTATGAAAAATATTGTCATTGATGACGGCACGTCTTCCTGGATATTTAATCCCATGACGGGCAAAATGAAAGAACCCAATGACCCGGATGAGGCGGAAGAGCGGACGCCTGAGAAAGTGGCATATCTGACAGAAGAGACCGTTGCCACGATGAAATGTCATAAAATCAAAGCCAGCTATCCTGACGGCGAATATGAAATACTGTGGATCGGTGCGGACAATGATGTGTTGGTGAAGCAGGAATATTTCGACGGGGAAGGGCGGGAAACCACGACAAACTCGGATTTCAGAACTGTTGAGGGCGTGATTTTTCCCTGGAAAATGGTGACGGAGAGTGACGGAATGGTTCAGCAGATGACGGTAACGTCGTTGAAAATCAACACGGATGTTCCCGATTCATTGTTTGATCCCAGTCAGGTGGAGGGCTATGCGGATGCCTCTCCTGAGCATCAGAAGGCCGCGCAGCAGGTGGATAAGATGATGGAGGTGATGAATCTGGTAACGGAAATACAGGAGCTGCATCAGCGGGGAGAACATAAGAAGGCTGAAATCCTTGAGAAGAAAATGCAGCAGATGATGCAGTCCCGTTAG
- the cas2 gene encoding CRISPR-associated endonuclease Cas2 — protein MFVLVSYDVATSDDGGQRRLRRVAKACKDYGQRVQYSVFECIVDPAQWAVLRQRLIDEIDPGRDSLRFYFLGSNWRRRVEHVGAKPAIDQEGLLLV, from the coding sequence ATGTTCGTTTTGGTCAGTTATGATGTGGCAACGTCGGATGACGGCGGGCAGCGTCGTCTGAGGCGAGTCGCCAAAGCGTGTAAGGATTACGGTCAGCGGGTCCAGTATTCGGTGTTTGAGTGTATTGTTGATCCGGCTCAGTGGGCCGTGCTTCGGCAGCGGCTGATTGATGAGATTGATCCGGGGCGGGACAGTCTGCGGTTTTATTTTCTGGGGTCAAACTGGCGTCGCCGCGTGGAGCATGTCGGGGCAAAACCCGCTATTGACCAAGAGGGATTGCTGCTGGTATAG
- the cas1c gene encoding type I-C CRISPR-associated endonuclease Cas1c: protein MKKYLNTLYVSTQGAYLAKEGERVIVRSEGKTLGGWPIHTIGGIVCFGQVSCSPFLMGFCAERDVSISFLTEYGKFLARVEGPVSGNVLLRREQYRRADDKEASAKIARSAMIGKISNSRAALRRAVRDHSDKLDADAVREASQRLTHSLKQLRHEDIAADTLLGVEGSASVAYFSAFDHLILNDKKHFFFENRNRRPPLDNVNCLLSFMYTMVMHDVRSALETVGLDPAVGFYHRDRPGRPGLALDLMEEFRPFLADRLVLTLVNRKQVTAKGFKKSKSGAVRMSDKTRKAVLTAYMERKKDEIIHPFLEEKISVGLLCHMQAHLMARHLRGDLDAYPPFVVR from the coding sequence ATGAAAAAATATCTGAATACGCTTTATGTCAGCACCCAGGGCGCGTATCTCGCCAAAGAGGGAGAGCGTGTTATCGTTCGGTCCGAGGGCAAAACCCTGGGCGGATGGCCCATCCACACCATCGGCGGTATCGTCTGTTTCGGACAGGTGTCGTGCAGCCCTTTTCTGATGGGATTTTGCGCGGAACGGGATGTCAGCATCAGTTTTCTGACCGAGTACGGAAAATTTCTGGCAAGGGTCGAGGGGCCGGTATCCGGTAATGTGCTGCTGCGCCGGGAACAGTATCGCCGGGCCGATGACAAAGAGGCATCCGCAAAGATCGCCAGAAGTGCGATGATCGGCAAGATTTCCAACAGCCGGGCCGCGCTCCGTCGGGCTGTGCGGGATCACAGTGATAAACTGGATGCCGATGCGGTGCGGGAGGCGTCCCAGCGCCTGACCCACAGCCTGAAACAGCTTCGGCATGAGGATATTGCCGCAGACACGCTTCTCGGCGTCGAGGGCAGCGCCAGTGTTGCCTATTTTTCGGCGTTTGATCACCTGATTCTCAACGATAAAAAGCATTTTTTCTTTGAAAACCGGAACCGTCGTCCGCCTTTGGATAACGTGAACTGCCTGCTTTCGTTTATGTATACGATGGTGATGCACGATGTGCGTTCCGCCCTTGAGACGGTGGGGCTTGATCCGGCAGTGGGATTCTATCACCGGGACCGGCCCGGACGCCCCGGGCTGGCCCTGGATCTGATGGAGGAGTTCCGACCGTTTCTGGCAGATCGGCTCGTGCTGACGCTGGTCAATCGGAAACAGGTCACGGCAAAGGGGTTCAAAAAATCGAAATCCGGGGCCGTGCGGATGAGTGACAAGACCCGGAAGGCTGTGCTGACAGCATATATGGAGCGCAAAAAGGATGAGATTATCCACCCGTTTCTCGAAGAAAAAATCTCGGTCGGTCTGCTGTGTCATATGCAGGCACACTTGATGGCACGGCATCTGCGGGGAGATCTGGATGCGTATCCGCCGTTTGTGGTCAGATAA
- the cas4 gene encoding CRISPR-associated protein Cas4, with protein sequence MYTESDLLPLSGLQHILFCKRQCALIHIEQAWAENLFTAEGRIMHEKVHSESHETRKGVRTEFSVPLRSFRLGLIGVADVVEFEKNSVTPIEYKRGRSKKESWDRVQLCAQAMCLEEMLDTDITEGALFYGKTRRRQNIVFDEALRRETEETARRFHELVGTRQTPPPEYTARCESCSFVDACMPRKIKNRSATAYLKGILSS encoded by the coding sequence ATGTACACCGAATCCGACCTTTTGCCCCTGTCCGGCCTGCAACACATCCTGTTCTGCAAACGCCAGTGTGCGCTGATTCACATCGAACAGGCGTGGGCCGAGAACCTGTTCACGGCCGAAGGCCGCATCATGCACGAAAAAGTCCACTCCGAGAGCCATGAAACCCGGAAAGGCGTCCGCACCGAATTTTCCGTGCCGCTCCGCTCTTTCCGGCTCGGACTGATCGGCGTGGCCGACGTGGTGGAATTTGAAAAAAACAGCGTCACCCCCATTGAGTACAAGCGCGGCAGAAGCAAAAAGGAGAGCTGGGACCGGGTCCAGCTCTGCGCCCAGGCCATGTGTCTTGAGGAGATGCTGGACACGGACATCACCGAAGGCGCGTTGTTTTACGGCAAAACCCGGCGTCGGCAAAACATTGTTTTTGATGAGGCCCTGCGCCGGGAGACAGAGGAGACGGCCCGGCGGTTTCACGAACTGGTCGGCACAAGACAAACCCCGCCGCCGGAATATACGGCCCGGTGCGAAAGCTGCTCGTTCGTGGACGCCTGTATGCCCCGAAAAATAAAAAACAGATCCGCAACCGCTTATCTGAAGGGGATATTGTCATCATGA
- the cas7c gene encoding type I-C CRISPR-associated protein Cas7/Csd2: protein MSAIQNRYEFVYFFDIENGNPNGDPDAGNMPRLDPETNLGLVTDVCLKRKVRNFVEIVKENQSPFEIYVREKAILNLTHERAHQAVGAGEKEEGKKRKGKGVEVEKARAWMCANFYDVRTFGAVMSTGVNCGQVRGPVQFTFGRSIDPIVPLEVSITRMAVATEKEAEAQSGDNRTMGRKHIVPYALYRAEGFISPHLAAQTGFSENDLELFWQALMNMFDHDHSAARGKMAARQLIVFKHDSALGNAPAHKLFDLVDAKLWDNTKPPRSFKDYGIIIGSAPDGVTIEEKI, encoded by the coding sequence ATGAGCGCCATCCAGAATCGCTACGAATTCGTCTATTTTTTTGACATCGAAAACGGCAACCCCAACGGCGACCCGGACGCAGGCAACATGCCCCGTCTTGACCCCGAAACCAATCTGGGGCTGGTGACGGATGTCTGTCTCAAACGCAAAGTGCGAAATTTTGTGGAGATCGTCAAGGAAAATCAGTCTCCTTTTGAAATTTATGTGCGGGAAAAGGCGATCCTCAATCTGACTCATGAACGGGCGCACCAAGCTGTAGGGGCCGGAGAGAAAGAAGAAGGAAAGAAGCGCAAGGGGAAAGGCGTGGAAGTCGAAAAAGCCCGCGCATGGATGTGTGCCAATTTTTACGATGTGCGTACTTTCGGAGCGGTGATGTCCACCGGCGTCAACTGCGGGCAGGTACGCGGCCCGGTCCAGTTTACCTTCGGTCGCAGTATTGATCCGATTGTACCGCTTGAGGTGAGCATCACGCGGATGGCCGTTGCCACCGAAAAAGAGGCCGAAGCACAATCCGGCGACAACCGCACAATGGGCCGCAAACACATCGTCCCCTACGCACTGTATCGGGCAGAAGGCTTCATTTCACCTCATCTCGCCGCCCAGACCGGTTTCTCCGAAAACGATCTGGAATTGTTCTGGCAGGCGCTGATGAACATGTTTGACCACGATCATTCCGCGGCACGGGGCAAAATGGCGGCCCGGCAGCTAATTGTATTTAAGCATGATTCAGCACTCGGCAACGCACCGGCTCACAAGCTGTTTGATCTTGTAGATGCCAAACTTTGGGATAACACAAAGCCGCCCCGGTCATTCAAAGATTACGGTATCATCATCGGAAGTGCCCCGGATGGTGTAACAATCGAGGAAAAAATATAA
- the cas8c gene encoding type I-C CRISPR-associated protein Cas8c/Csd1: MILQALDGYYKRLADDPEKNISVQGFGTQKFYFGLLINKNGELLENSVIDLRETPKKKPLPILLNVPQEMEERSGSKVAPHFLWDNTGYVLGVDDKGKPEKALKKFDAFKDFHHQLCDDTEDEGLQAVLRFLDSWNPENASELRYWDEMRGMQIAFMLAMEGRPQYIHDRPEAKRIWLEYLKKNSAEIRGNCLVSGKKDSPIARLHPAIKGVRGAQTKGAAIVSFNLKSFTSYNKEQSYNAPVSTEVTFNYTTALNYLLRSDSRQKVQIGDATTVFWTERESFVEGFMGAVFDPSDNDNKQLRTYLEAVRKGKMPDDIEEPDMKFFILGLSPNASRLSVRFWHVTTTEDISMKIGQHFSDLVINREYDNNPEFPGMWQLLRETAVLRKLDNVSPVLAGAFMRAILTGESYPRSLLSTVITRIRSDQTVNYLRAAMIKAYLVRYSRKIKPLEMEVKMGLDKESPNIAYRLGRLFAVLEKAQKDAIPGAKATIKDRYYSSASATPRAVFPQLLRLAQHHIQKAEYGYSSDKRIEEIMQEIQSFPGHLSIEDQGLFALGYYHQRPELFKKSEKKEEK; encoded by the coding sequence ATGATTCTTCAGGCTTTGGACGGATATTACAAACGGCTGGCGGATGATCCTGAAAAAAATATTTCTGTGCAGGGATTTGGGACGCAGAAATTTTATTTCGGACTTCTGATAAATAAAAACGGAGAGTTGCTTGAAAATTCCGTTATTGACTTGCGTGAAACGCCCAAGAAAAAACCTTTGCCGATTTTGCTTAATGTGCCGCAGGAAATGGAAGAACGCTCAGGCAGCAAAGTAGCGCCCCATTTTTTGTGGGACAACACGGGATATGTTTTGGGCGTCGATGACAAAGGCAAGCCGGAAAAAGCTTTGAAGAAATTTGATGCGTTCAAGGATTTCCACCACCAATTATGTGATGACACGGAAGACGAAGGGCTTCAGGCAGTTCTCAGATTTTTGGACTCATGGAACCCGGAAAATGCCTCTGAATTAAGGTATTGGGATGAAATGCGGGGGATGCAGATTGCCTTTATGTTGGCTATGGAAGGGCGGCCTCAGTACATTCATGACAGGCCGGAAGCAAAGCGGATATGGCTGGAGTATCTCAAGAAAAACTCGGCAGAAATAAGGGGCAACTGTCTTGTCTCAGGCAAAAAGGACAGTCCCATAGCCCGTCTGCACCCCGCGATCAAAGGCGTCAGGGGGGCACAGACAAAAGGGGCAGCCATTGTTTCATTCAATCTGAAATCATTTACGTCCTACAATAAAGAACAGAGCTACAACGCGCCTGTCAGTACGGAAGTCACATTCAATTACACCACGGCCCTCAATTATTTACTCCGGTCTGACAGCCGCCAAAAGGTCCAGATCGGCGACGCCACAACGGTTTTCTGGACGGAGCGGGAGTCTTTTGTTGAAGGCTTCATGGGGGCCGTCTTTGACCCGTCCGATAATGACAACAAGCAACTCCGCACCTATCTCGAAGCCGTCAGAAAAGGCAAAATGCCGGACGATATCGAAGAACCGGACATGAAATTTTTCATTCTGGGACTGTCCCCCAATGCATCCCGCCTGTCTGTTCGCTTCTGGCATGTCACCACAACTGAAGACATCAGCATGAAAATCGGGCAACATTTCAGCGACTTGGTAATCAACAGGGAATACGACAACAACCCGGAATTTCCCGGCATGTGGCAACTTTTGCGGGAAACCGCAGTGCTTCGGAAGCTGGACAATGTGTCGCCGGTTCTGGCAGGCGCGTTCATGCGGGCCATTCTGACGGGCGAATCCTATCCCCGAAGCCTGCTCTCAACCGTCATTACGCGCATCCGCTCTGATCAGACCGTCAACTATCTTCGGGCGGCAATGATCAAGGCATATCTCGTCAGATATTCACGAAAAATCAAACCATTGGAAATGGAGGTAAAAATGGGACTGGACAAGGAATCTCCCAACATCGCCTATCGTCTGGGGCGACTGTTTGCTGTGTTGGAAAAAGCCCAGAAAGATGCCATTCCTGGCGCAAAGGCGACCATCAAAGACCGTTACTATAGTTCGGCGTCGGCAACGCCCCGCGCTGTTTTTCCGCAACTTCTGAGGCTGGCGCAACATCATATCCAGAAGGCGGAATACGGATATTCTTCAGACAAACGGATTGAAGAAATCATGCAGGAGATACAATCATTTCCAGGCCATCTGAGCATCGAAGATCAGGGCTTGTTTGCCCTTGGCTATTACCATCAGCGCCCGGAACTTTTTAAAAAATCTGAAAAAAAGGAGGAGAAATAA
- the cas5c gene encoding type I-C CRISPR-associated protein Cas5c, which produces MAYGIKLKVWGEYACFTRPEMKVERVSYDVITPSAARGVLEAIYWKPEIRWVIDRIHVFKPIRFDNIRRNELGNKLSSANVKKAMKDGKSPVEIFIEDNRQQRAATVLRAVAYGIEAHFEIRKGENNTAKHVEMFSRRARRGQYFHHPYLGCREFPAHFELVEEDFTDKSAFEDEDERDLGWMLHDIDFNNNMEARFFRAVMRNGVIDVPPFGAEEVVA; this is translated from the coding sequence TTGGCCTATGGCATAAAGTTGAAAGTGTGGGGCGAATACGCCTGCTTCACGAGACCGGAAATGAAGGTGGAGCGCGTGAGCTACGATGTGATAACGCCGTCTGCGGCACGGGGTGTATTGGAGGCAATTTACTGGAAGCCGGAAATCCGGTGGGTGATTGACCGCATTCATGTGTTTAAGCCCATCCGGTTTGACAACATCCGTCGAAACGAGCTTGGGAACAAACTCTCCTCTGCAAATGTGAAGAAAGCCATGAAAGACGGCAAATCTCCCGTGGAAATATTTATCGAGGACAATCGTCAGCAGCGGGCCGCAACGGTGCTTCGGGCCGTGGCTTACGGCATTGAGGCTCATTTTGAAATCCGAAAGGGAGAAAACAATACCGCCAAGCATGTTGAAATGTTCAGCCGCCGTGCCCGCAGAGGACAATATTTCCATCATCCGTATCTGGGATGCCGAGAGTTCCCGGCCCATTTTGAACTGGTGGAAGAGGATTTCACTGACAAATCGGCATTCGAAGACGAAGATGAGCGAGACTTGGGCTGGATGCTCCACGACATTGATTTCAACAACAACATGGAAGCCCGCTTTTTCCGGGCCGTCATGCGAAACGGCGTGATTGATGTGCCGCCGTTTGGAGCCGAGGAGGTGGTCGCATGA